A stretch of the Medicago truncatula cultivar Jemalong A17 chromosome 5, MtrunA17r5.0-ANR, whole genome shotgun sequence genome encodes the following:
- the LOC11416696 gene encoding uncharacterized protein, with protein MSRVLFQIWRCMMQPKVWRFVGFAAVVAGLLCNALSSSFNYLFGGWTMLVIALYTVFSFALCVLVLFPRIWQHSRSHLFIANTTFVVLAMTSLYSYFFDKLMHNTPDAYSLISCASFAVSALSLSRNKTQCGFEIDLLYFLLGCLMMQLMKITLKLFIFGAVFSYFLIIIRSSFSSIDASEKKYCSEFQDGNSVVLNMESLQLASTNIDSRMEKLETRVKALEHGNSKSIQMVLEPVRKLKHSQSVIEDPNFMSDALKKETIKDLEETTNVMARAGFENNFSMCTTI; from the coding sequence ATGTCACGTGTTCTATTCCAAATTTGGAGATGTATGATGCAGCCAAAGGTGTGGAGATTTGTGGGATTTGCTGCTGTTGTTGCTGGACTGCTCTGCAATGCTCTAAGTTCTTCCTTCAACTATCTCTTTGGAGGATGGACCATGTTGGTGATAGCTCTTTACACTGTTTTCAGTTTCGCCCTTTGCGTGTTAGTTTTATTTCCAAGGATATGGCAACACTCAAGAAGTCATTTGTTCATAGCTAATACAACATTTGTTGTATTGGCAATGACATCACTGTATTCGTATTTCTTCGATAAATTAATGCATAATACACCAGATGCATATAGTCTCATTTCATGTGCATCCTTTGCTGTCTCAGCGCTTAGTTTGTCAAGGAACAAAACTCAATGCGGATTTGAAATCGATCTTCTTTATTTCCTTCTTGGATGTCTAATGATGCAGCTCATGAAGATTACAttgaaattattcatttttggAGCAGTTTTCAgctattttcttattattatccgttcatccttttcttcaataGATGCTAGTGAAAAGAAATACTGCTCTGAATTCCAAGATGGAAATTCAGTGGTTCTTAATATGGAGTCTCTACAACTGGCTAGTACTAATATTGATAGTAGGATGGAAAAACTCGAGACTCGTGTGAAGGCGCTTGAGCACGGAAATTCAAAGTCCATTCAAATGGTTTTGGAGCCGGTAAGAAAACTTAAACACTCACAATCGGTGATAGAGGATCCCAACTTCATGTCTGATGCGTTGAAGAAAGAAACCATCAAAGACCTAGAGGAAACAACAAATGTTATGGCGAGGGCCGGGTTTGAGAACAATTTTTCGATGTGTACAACAATATAG
- the LOC11412348 gene encoding exocyst complex component EXO70B1 produces MPEAKLAAPADGGHHPMMAKILAYLLFAIRSQHIEVVNGDRTFSIQTEGTMELLESILASKSEEYADPSLRHFFMMNNWKYLEVTNRPRNMDAVFGDDWLQKIRAKVQQNIELYQRNSWDKVLEFLKLDINDSMEVNFVVDLIKEKISLFNKHFTETCRVQCTWSIHYYKLRKEMIESLKNTLLPAYGIFIGRFQDFLKTDAYEYIEYGMFDIHDILDNLFLGNKKDK; encoded by the coding sequence ATGCCAGAGGCCAAGTTAGCTGCTCCGGCGGATGGTGGGCATCATCCTATGATGGCGAAAATTTTGGCCTATCTTCTTTTTGCTATAAGATCACAACATATCGAAGTTGTTAATGGAGACAgaacattttcaatacaaactGAGGGGACAATGGAACTTTTAGAGAGCATATTAGCATCAAAGTCCGAAGAATATGCGGACCCTTCTTTGCGTCATTTTTTCATGATGAATAATTGGAAATATTTAGAAGTGACAAATAGACCACGTAATATGGATGCAGTTTTTGGCGATGATTGGTTACAAAAAATCAGAGCAAAGGTCCAACAAAACATTGAACTCTATCAAAGAAACTCATGGGATAAGGTGTTAGAATTTTTGAAGTTGGATATCAATGATTCCATGGAAGTTAATTTTGTAGTAGATTTGATTAAAGAAAAGATTAGTTTGTTTAACAAGCACTTTACAGAGACATGCAGAGTTCAGTGCACATGGTCCATTCATTATTATAAGCTAAGGAAAGAAATGATTGAATCTCTCAAGAATACCTTGCTCCCAGCGTATGGAATCTTCATTGGGAGGTTTCAGGATTTTCTTAAAACTGATGCTTATGAGTATATTGAGTATGGAATGTTTGACATTCATGACATACTTGATAATTTGTTTCTTggaaacaagaaagacaaatgA